GGCCCCGACTGACATCTCGTTCAGGCTGGACGGATCGATAATCCGTTCGGCCTTGCCTGTGCGTTCCTCGGCGTAGCGCAGATAGGCGCGGCCCACCTCGGCCAGCGCAGACCGGTCACCCGCCTGGCTCAGCGCGTGCTCGATGTCTTCGGGACGCTGATCGCCCAGCGGCGAGGCCGCCATCCAGAAAATACTGTTATATCGCTCCAGCCGCCCCACGCCCTCGCCGGCGCCCAGCGCCCGGGCGAGCCAGCTGGCGCCGGCGGCGGGGGGCGCGACGATGAAGACCGGACGCGCGTCCAGCAGGCCCGCGTCCTGCTGACTGCCCGCAAAGCGCGGATCGTACACGCTCAGCAAATGGGTGATGGACTGTTCGTGGCGCTCCACATCAAAGGGCGCGGATTCGCGGTAGAAGGCGGCGCCTTCGGTGACCCGCCGGGCGGACACGTCATATTCGCCCACATCCTCGTAGGCCTTGGCGATAGCGTAGGCGAGAACGCCGCGCTGCTCGGCCGAGGCGGCTTCGGGCAGGTTGAGCCGTGTCTGCTCCATATGCGCCAGCACGTCATCGCCGGCGGTGAAGGTGTGGGCCTGGGCCAGGCCCTCATAGGAAATCGCGTCGCCGCCGCTCAGGGCCACGGCCAGGCGGAAATGGGTTTCGGCCTCCGCCGCCCGGCCCAGCTCCAGCAGCGCCCGTCCGGCGCGCCGGCGCAGGACCACATCCTCGGGGAAGCGCTTGATCTGGGTTTCGAAGACTTTCAGCGCGTTGGCGTGGTCGCCCATCGCCGTATAGACCGCCGCCACCCACAGCCAGGATTCCAGATGATCGGGCGAGGCTTCGGCCACCCGGCCGGCGGCCTGAAGCGCTGCAAAATCATCGCCGGCCTGCAGGCAGGCGCCCGCCACGCTCGCCCAGTCGGCGCCCAGCGGCATTTCAGCGGCCAGCATGGCGCGCGCAGCACGCGACATTTCCAGCAGATTTTCGGCCTGAATGGCGGCCTGAAGGCGGGCGACAGGATCGGACATGGCGGATGCAACCAGGATGAGGGTTGAAATGAAGGCGGGATGGCAGGCGGAACGGGCGGGCAAACTAGCCGCGCGCCGCCGCATGCGCCACCCTGCGTCGCCACAAGCACTTGCAAGGGGCAGGCCGTTTGGGCCATGACCCGGATGACACATGGGGAGCATCTCGATGACTGAACCTGCCGATCTTGCCCGCCAACCGCGCGCCGTGGCCGCGCGCGCCTGGTTTGAATCCCTGCGCGACCAGATCTGCGCCGCGTTCGAGGCGCTGGAAGACGCCGCCGATCCTGCGCTCTACCCGGGCGAGCCGGCCCGCTTCGAGCTGACGCCCTGGAAGCGCGGCGACGGGGCGGAGGATCTGGGCGGCGGCGTGATGGGCCTGATGCGCGGGCGCCTGTTTGAAAAGGTCGGCGTGCACGTCTCTACCGTTTACGGGCGGTTCTCGCCGCAATTTGCCGGTCAGGTGCGCGGCGCCGCGGAAGACCCGCGCTTCGCCGCCACGGGCATTTCGCTGATCGCCCATATGCGCAATCCCCATGTGCCGGCGGTGCACATGAATACCCGCTTCATCTCCACCCAGCTGAGCTGGTTTGGCGGCGGGATGGACCTCAACCCGACCCAGGACTATCAGCGCCAGGACGATTTCGAGGACACGGTGCTGTTTCACGCAGCCGCCAAGGCAGCCTGCGACCGTGCTGATCCGGAATACCATCCCCGCTACAAGGCCTGGTGCGAGGAGTATTTCTGGCTCAAGCACCGCGCCGAGCCGCGCGGCACGGGCGGAATATTTTATGACCATCTCGACACCGGCGATCATGACGCCGATTTCACCTTCACCCAGGATGTGGGCAAGGCCTTCCTGGAGGCTTATCCGGCCATTGTGCGCGCGCGCATGGGCACGCCCTGGACTGAAGCCGACCGGCGCGAGCAGCTGATCAGGCGCGGACGCTATGCCGAGTTCAACCTGCTCTATGACCGCGGCACCAAGTTCGGTCTGGAAACCGGCGGCAATATCGAGAGCATTCTGTCGTCTATGCCGCCGGAAGCCATCTGGCCCTAGAGGGCTGGTTCAGGCCTGTAGGCTGCACCCAAACAGAAAACGCCCCGCTGTCGCCAGCGGGGCGTTTTTGTATGCGCTGCAAGCCGGTGAGGCTTAAGCGGCTTTCTTGGTCAGGGTCTGGGTCAGCAGTTCCAGCGCCTTGTCCCGGTCGACCTTCTCCACGGCGGCAACCTCGCGCACCATGCGGTCGAGGGCCGATTCATAGAGCTGGCGTTCGGAATAGGATGGCTCGGGCTGGTCTTCCTGACGGTGCAGGTCGCGGACCACTTCGGCGATGGAGATGAGATCGCCCGAATTGATCTTCGCTTCGTATTCCTGGGCGCGGCGGCTCCACATGGTGCGCTTGATGCGCGGCTTGCCCTTCAGCGTGCCGATCGCGTCTTTCAGCACCTGTTCGCTGGCCAGCGGACGCATGCCCGACGTGGTCGCCTTGGAGGTCGGCACGCGCAGGGTCATCTTGTCCTGCTCAAACGAGACCACATACACCTCGATATCGAACCCGGCGACGGTTTCCTTCTCGACGCCAGTGACCCGGCCCACCCCGTGGGCGGGATAGACGATGTAATCACCTTTTTTGAACGACTTGTTATCGTTGGCGGTTTTCTTTGTCATGGAGGCTCCCGTGTCCTTTTTGGGCTGGCGTCCCCGGAGTGCGGGACTGCGCCAGCCATGATGACAGTCCCGACTTCACATGCGCTTGCCGGCGGACGTGCGCGCCCGGCCGGGCCGAACTGAACATAAAGAAAAACCGCGTGCGGACCTGGCATCGGTCCGGCAGGCGGGATTCTTGAAAGATGATCAGTTCAAGACAGACATCCTCAGGCCGCCAGATGGCGGTCTATCCGATATGTCAGGGATATAACACAAAAACGGCCAAAACTCAACGTGCTGCGCGCGCGAAGACGCGCCGCATACGGACATGAGTTAACCAAAGCTTAACTGGATGGCCGGCGCGGCTATTCGCCTGAGCCAGGCTTCTCGGAGAAGTATTTCTCCAGCTTTCCCGTCTCTGTTTCAAAATCCGCCGCGTCAGGGGGCGCATCTTTCTTGACGGTGATGTTGGGCCAGCTCGCCGCATATTTGGAATTGATCGCCAGCCATTTGCCGTCCGAATCATCTTCAGTGTCCGGCTTGATCGCTTCGACCGGGCATTCAGGTTCGCAGACGCCGCAATCAATGCACTCGTCGGGATGGATGACGAGCATGTTCTCGCCCTCGTAGAAACAGTCTACGGGGCAGACCTCGACACAGTCGGTGAATTTGCAGCGGATGCAGGCGTCAGTGACGATGTAGGTCATCGAGGAAGCGCAATACCTTTGATGATCAAACCTGGGGCGGGACGTGGAGCGGGATTTGGCGTCCGCGCGCCGGTTTGTCAATCGCGCCGCTTGTCCAGCGCTCAGCCAGCCCCGCTTTCGGCCTCGTACAACCCGCGCGCCTCGGCCGGCGGACCGCGCCGCTCAGCCAGCGCCAGGACGGCGATGCGCACCACGTCTCCGCCGCGCGTAAACACTAGCCGGTCCCCGGCGCGCACCAGCGCCGCCGCGCGCGTCAGGCGCTGCACCTGACCGAATCGCTCAATGCGCACCCGGCCTGCCGAAATCGCCTCCGCCGCCAGCGCGCGTGATTTGAAAAGGCGGGCGCGAAACAGCCAGATATCGCAGCGCTGGCTCGCCGCTTCTGACTCCGGCGTCACGCGCGCTTGTCCCGGGCGGCGCGGCGCGGCCGGGGACGGCGCGCTTTGGCGGGCCGGGCTGCGGCAGGGTTGGCGGCGGGCGTGAGGCTGAGCGCCGCCAGGGCGGCGAAGGGCGTGTCGGCGGGCGGCGGCGTCCCGGGCGCCTCGCGATCGGGTTCGCGGCGCGCCCGGCTGGCCCACAGTTCCGGGCTGCCGCCTTCGGCTTTGCGTACGCGGCGATAGCCCAGCGCGCGCAGCACCCCGCACAGCGCCTCCTCGTCGCATCCCAGCAAATTCATCATCTCGGGCGCAGGCGTGAAACGGCGCGACTTGTCAGCCTGGCGGGCATCCCGGATCAGGTCGGCGAGGCGTTCGAGCATGTCCAGACGCACCGCCAGCGGCCCGCACACCTGATACCCGGCGCAGGCGTGAGCCGCGGCATCCAGCGACGGGTCCGGCGCCACACTCGTGCGTCCGGGCGGCGGACGGAAGGCGCGCGCCGCGTCGCCCGTATGAACCGCATGCAGCAAAGCGTTCAGGCGCGCGGCGCGGGGTTTCAGGAGCGCCGGCATGAACACGCCATGCTCGCCCAGCCGCACGCCGGCCGAGCGCAGCTGGCGGCGTTCCTGGGTCGACAGCGCAGCGATGTCAGCGGCCAGCGCCTGGCGCGGCGCCGCGCCATGACCTTCCACCAGCCGGTAGGCAATCCCACGCGCCAGACCGTCCAGACCGCCCGTCCGCGCCCCCACAGCCTCACGCAGGCTCAAAAGCGGTCCCAGAACGGCGCGCGCCTGATCCGCCGCGAAGGCCTCCAGCCGGCGCTCGGCGCGGGCGCCCGCTTCAGCTGCGCCCAGCTCGCCGCCAATCAGCGCGGCGCCGGGCGTGAACGGGTCGGGACCAGGGGTCAGGCGCGCCACCGGCTCGTCCTGCCACAGCACGCGGCCTTCCTCGTCCAGCGCCAGCGCATCGTCTTCCGCGCGCGCCAGCTGGCCCAGGCGCCGGTTGATTTCGGGGCGTACGGCCTTGAGCGCGGCATTGGCCACGGCCCGGCGCGCCAGCGGCCCGCCAGCCGCGTCTGCGCGGAACGCCAACCCGTCCAGGCGCCCGACGAAATGGCCCTCCACAGTGACTTCTCCAGAGCCGTCGAGCCCGGCCTGCAGATCAATATTTTCGCGCAGGCCCTTCATCAAAGCGCTGGTGCGCCGGTCGATGAAGCGCGCGGTCAGCTGTTCGTGCAGGGCGTCGGACAGCGCATCCTCCACCTCTCGGGTGCGCGCCTGCCAGTAGGACGGATTGCCCGTCCAGGATGGCCGGTGGGCGGCATAGGACCAGGTGCGCACCTGGGTCAGGCGCTGGGCCAGCGCGTCCACATCGCCCGCCGTCTTGGCCAGGCGCGCGATCTGGGCGTCGAGCCAGGCGTCGGGCAGACGGGCATCGCCATCTGACAGATAGAAAAACAGCGAGCGGACCAGGCGCGCGTGCTCGTCCAGCGTGCCTTTGCGGAACTGCGGCGTGCCGCACACATCCCACAGCCGCGCCGCGCCGCCGCGTCTTGCCGCCCGCTCGCGCACCTCCGGGTCGCGGGTGAGGATGTCCAGCACCGCCTCATCCACAGCCGAGCGCACCCGTTCCAGCGCCGGGTGGGGCGCCGGGGCGCCCAGCGATACCCGAAGGCTCTGCAGATCGGTGAGGTCCAGATCGCTATTGCGCCAGACCAGGCGCGTCACCGGCTCGAACTCGTGGTTCTCCACCTGCTCGATCAGTTCGGGGTCCAGCGCCCGCGCCTCGCCGGTCTCGCCAAACGTGCCGTCAGTGCGGAAACGCCCGGCGCGGCCGGCGATCTGGCCGATCTCATGGGCGTGCAGGCGCCGCCGCTTGCGGCCGTCAAACTTGGTGTAGCTGGCGAAAGCGACATGGCCGACATCCATGTTCAGGCCCATGCCGATGGCGTCCGTGGCGATCAGGAAATCCACCTCGCCCGACTGATACAGCGCCACTTGCGCGTTGCGGGTGCGCGGCGACAGGGCGCCCATGACCACCGCCGCCCCGCCGCGCTGGCGGCGCACCAGTTCGGCCATGGCGTAGACATCCTCGGCGCTGAAGGCGACGACAGCCGAGCGGCGTGGCAGCTTGGTCAGCTTTTTCGTCCCGGCATAGCTCAGCGTGGAGAAGCGCTCGCGGGTTTCGATCACGGCCTCGGGGATCAGCCGGCGCAGGATCGGGCGCATGGAGGCCGCGCCCAGCAGCATGGTCTCTTCGGTCCCGCGCGCATGCAGCAGCCGGTCGGTGAAGATATGGCCGCGCTCAGGGTCGGCGGCCAGCTGGATCTCGTCCACCGCCAGAAAGGCGGGGCGCATGTCCAGCGGCATGGCCTCCACCGTGCACAGGAAATAGCGCGCATGGGGCGGGACGATTTTTTCCTCGCCGGTGATCAGCGCAGCGGCGTGGGCGCCCTTCACCTTGACCACACGGTCATAGAGCTCGCGGGCGAGCAGGCGCAGGGGCAGGCCCATCACGCCTGACGCACGCGCCATCATGCGCTCCAGCGCCAGATGGGTCTTGCCGGTATTGGTCGGCCCCAGCACCGCAGTGACGGGGGCGGGCCGTGCGTGACGGGCGGTCATGGCGCGCTCCGGGGCTGCCGTCCCTGACGCCTAATCTAGGGTGATGCGCGGCCTTGAATAAGGGGGCGGGCGCAGCGCGGCGCGCTGAAGGCCCCTATTGCACCATCGGCCCGGCATAGACGCGGGTCGCCACGATATTGATATCGCCGATGCGGGTGCGGGCGCGGAAGCGCACGGGCACCCACGCGCCCTCCATCTGCGCCAGCCAGATATTGATTGGCCGGGCAATGTCTTCAGGCGTCGGGCGCTTGCCCTCGTCATAGCCGCTGACGGGTTCCAGATAGGCGCGGCAGCGCAGCGCCTGGCCGCGATACCCGCTCGAGGCGACCCGCTCCATCGCCCCGGCCTCCAGGCGCAGATCATAGCGCGCCTTGCCGTCAAACACCGGCAGGCGGCCTTCGCACGGGCGCTCGCCCTGGGGCTGGGACAGCATCAGGTTCAGCATCACCGTCACCGGGTCATACGCGCCCTGGCGTTCGGCATCACTGGCGGGCGGCTCGCCCATGGAGCCAAACGGCGGGTTCACGTCCGGCACGGCCATGCCGTCGGCGAAATTGATCCCCACCGTGCGATTGGTGCCGCTGGCGTGGTTGATGTGTTCGTAGCGCCACGGGCTCAGCGCGCGGCCGTCATCGCCCGTGCGGTAGCCGGTCGTGCTGGCGACGATGTCGGTGTCGTCAAACCAGCGCAACAGTCCGCCGGCGCGGAAATTGGCCGCGCCGGCATAGGTCTCGTCATGCAGCCAGGCCGAGATCGTGATGTTGGCCACCGGCACCGCCACAAGCACCGATCCGGAATACTCCACATGGATTTGCTCGGGCAGGGCTGCAGCCCCTGCGGACGCGCTGAACACCGCGGCAGCGGAGGCGAGGGCGGCGAGCATCGGGCGCAGGGTCATGACAGTCAGCCTTGTCTGGACGAGGGCGGTCAGACCGCCTGTGATATATGAAACCGGCGCCAATATGGCTGCAAGATGAATGCCGCCGGAGCACGCCTGCGCCTTGACGCCGCGGCTGGCGTCGGTTAGATCGCCCGCTCTTGCGCCGCAAGACGCCTCTTTTCAAACGGGGCCTGCGGCGGCGCGTCCGGATTAATCTGTCAGCTCAAGGTGGAAGCCATGTCGCGCCGCTGCGAACTTACGGGCACGGGCCCGATGTCGGGCAATAACGTGTCCCACGCGAACAACAAGACCCGGCGCCGCTTTCTGCCCAATCTGGTGCAGGTGACGCTGGCCTCGGAATCCCTCGGCCGTTCCTTCCGTCTGCGCGTCGCCGCCAAGGCCCTGCGCAGCGTGGATCATGCCGGCGGGTTTGACGCTTTCCTGCTGAAGGCCCGCGATGCGGACCTGTCGGCCGGCGCGCAGAAGATCAAGCGCGAACTGAAAAAGACCCAGACCGCCGCGGCCTGATTTTTTCAGCGTCTGAAATCTGAAACGCCCGCCGGTCTCCGGCGGGCGTTTTCGCGTTGACGCATGCCCAAAGAAAATGCCGCCCTGCGAGGGGTGCAGGGCGGCAGGGTGTTTCCCGCCGGCCGCGAGGGAAGGCGGCGCGGGAAAAGCTCTCCTATTCGGCGTGACCGGCCGCGCCGTGGGCAGCCACCGCCTCGATATACTCGCGGCGCGCCTTGCCTGGATCGAGGCTCTCTTCCAGCTCGCGCGCCACGCGCTCGTCATCGTCCTGCAACGCCTGCGGGTCGAGATCGGCGTAGTGCATCACGCCCATATCGGTATAGGCCTTCTGGATGCGCGGCCCCCACAGGCCGATATCCTTCACAATCGGCACGATGCGCTGGAACAGCATGGTTCGGTAGAGCTTCACGATCTCGGAGTTTTCCACGAACGCCTTGCATTCGTCCTCGGGCAGGCCGAGCACGGCATAGAGCTCGCGGCTCTGGGTCATGCGGTCGCGCATCAGATAGCAGGCCTCCACCAGAAACTCCTCGCGCTCGTCGCGCTCGGCCTGGGTGAGCTGGGGATAATAATCGCGCAAGGAAATCCGCCCGAACGCCACATGGCGTGCCTCGTCTTCCATGACATAGGCGTTGACCATGCGCGCCAGCGGGTTCTGCGCCAGATCCCGGATCGTGCCGAAGGCGGCCAGCGCCAGCCCCTCGATCACCACCTGCATGGCCAGATACGTCACGTCCCAGCGGCTGTCTGACAGCGCCTGGTTGACCAGCACCATCAAAGGATCGGTCATGGGATAGGCGACGCCGAACTTGCCCACGAGCTTGCGGTAGGCCTCCACATGGCGCGCCTCGTCCATTACCTGGGTGGCGGCGTAGAATTTGGCGTCGAGATCGGGCACCGCCTGCACGATTTTGGCGGCGGCCAGCAGCGCGGCCTGCTCGCCCTGCAGGAATTGCGACACGTTCCAGGACTGGGTGTGGCGGCGCAGCTCGATCTTTTCCTTCGCCGTCATGCGGTTCCAGACATCCGAGCCGTAAATGGCGACGGCCTCATCGGGCATCTGCATGGGGTTTTCAGGATCGAGCTCGAGCGTCCAGTCGATGCGGTTGACCGCATCCCACTGCATGTCCTTGCCCTTCTGGTACAGGTGCATGAGCGTGGTGCGCCCCTCATCGAAGCGCCAGTCGAACACGGCTTCGAATTCGTTGGGCACATGCCAGTGCGCATCAATGCCAGGCATGGGGTAGAGGTCTCGCAGCGCAGTCATGGGCGTCCTCCCGAGGATCAGCCGGGCCGTCCGCCGCGCCGGGAATGGCCAGGCGGTCCGGCCCAATTGGCGAACGCTCCCTGTCTGACGCAGGTGTGAACAGCGTTCACTTTATGGACACCATGAGGCAGGAGGCCGCGCCTGTCCAGCGCAGAGTTACTCCGCCGCCCGGATCTGCACGGGCGGCTCGATCCCGGTCTGGGCCTCGTCCGCCGCGCGTCTTTGCTCCATCCAGCGCTTCTTGAGCGTCTTGGAGCAGTCGCGGCTGCCGTCGGGCGACCAGCCAGGCGGTCCGAGCCAATAGCCCAGCACTTCGCGGATGGAGCGCGCCGAGCGCACATCCTTCACGATGCCGACCCATTCATGCAGACAGATTTTCAGCGGGTTGTGCGTGCCCAGCTGGCGCACAATGCCATAGCGGCAGGGCTCGTCGTCGCGTTCAGGCTCGAACGAGCCGAACATCTTGTCCCAGATGATGAACACGCCGGCGAAATTGCGGTCGAGATAGCGCGGATTGATTGCGTGATGGACGCGGTGGTGGGACGGCGTGTTGAACACCGCCTCGATGGGCGCGGGCAGGCGGCGCACCGTCTCGGTGTGGATCCAGAACTGGTAGACCAGATTGAGCGCGCCCACGAAGGCCACCATGGCCACCGGAAAGCCGATCAGCACCAGCCAGGACCCGAACAGGATGAATTTCAGCGTCAGCGGGCTCAGCCAGGGCTGACGCAGCGCCGTGGTCAGATTGTAGTGCTGGCTGGAATGGTGAACCACATGGTCGGCCCACCACCAGCGCACGGTATGCGCGAAGCGATGGGCCCAGTAATAGACGAAATCGTCCAGCACGAAGCACACGGCGAACGCCCACCACGCCCAGCCGATGTCGAAAAGCGCGTATTGCTCGATAAACACAAACCAGGTCAGCGCCACGCCGCCCAGAATGATCCCGGACACGGTATTGCCCAGGCCCATGACCAGGCTGGCGGCGCTGTCGCGCGGCTCGAACTTCGCCCGCCCCGTCACGCGTGCATAGATCATCTCGGCCACGATCAGCGCCACGAAGGCCGGGATCGCAAACAGGATCGGATCAGGCAGCTCAGGTGCATCCATCGCATCAGATCTCTTGCGGCTCGCCATGGGCGAACCGGGTTATCCGCCCGGCCCAGAGCCGGGCCGCATCCTCGTCCGCCAGCGTCAGATGGGCGTGCGGCAGCGTAAAGTCATCCATGATTATCACAAGGCGCGCGCCTTGCGCCTGCGCGCCGCGCACCTCGCCGGGCCTTAGCGCCCGCGACACGATGACATCGCCCCGGCTCAGCGCCAGCCCCAAACGCGCCCCGTCCGCTTCCATCACCAGGGCTGCGCGCTTGTCAGTGGCGACAACGCCTTCGGTTCCGGCGCGAAAGCCCAGCACGTCGCGCTCCAGCGCCTCGGCCCCGGTTTGCACGCTGTCAATTGTAGACGGGGCCCAGCCGCCCAGCACGGCGTTGAGCCCGATAATCAGCCCGACGGCGAGGGCCGAGCCTACCAGCACGCCGGCAAGGGTCACCAGATCACTCATGGCGCGTGATTGAACGGTGTTCACTCATGCTGCGCAAGTCCCGTTTGCCCGCCCGCCGGCGCCGGCGCGATGGCGTAGTATTCCTGCGTCCAGAGCCGGTGCAGTACGCCGGGCGGTAGGCCATAGGCTGCCTGCAGATAGCGCGACTGGCTGTGATGGGTGCGCCAGGCGCGGATTTTCGGCCCCGCCGGGGCGGGCACGGCGAAATCCGGTTCCGGCTGCAGCGCCGCCACATGCTGGCCGCGCGCGCCGCCAAACCGGCGCAGGGCCGGGCGCGGGGCGAGCACCTGCACCAACACCGGCGCGTCGTCGCCCTGCGCGGCCACGGCCGCCTGCGCCGCTGCGCCGATCACCATGTGATCGGGATGCAGCGACACGCCGCTGTCTGGATGGAAGCTGACCACCGCTGAAGGGCGTGTGCGCGCGATGGTGTCGGTCACCAGCGCCGTCAGGTCCACCAGCGGGCGGTATTCCAGCTGGCCATCACCCAGATCAAGCACAGCATGACTGGCCACGCCCAGCGCAAAGCCGTGCTTGCGCGCCTCCGCCTCGCGCACCACGCCCAGATGCGCCTGATCGACCACGGGCGGATACTGGGTCCCCGCCTCGCCGCGCGTGGCGGTGAACAAATGGACGGGCGCGCCCTCGGCCACGATGCGCGCCATCAGGGCGTTGGCGGTGATCTCGTCATCGGGATGAGCGAACACGAACAATACGCCCGCCTCGCCAAATTGATCCGTCACCGAGCCAAGGCGCGCCACGCCGGGCTCATTGAACAATGTCCGGCCCAGCATCAGCGCGCCGAAGGCCAGAGCGACCAGCACGGCCAAGGCGGCGCCCGCCAGCATCAATAACCTTGCGCGCATCGCCGGATCCCCTGGCCCCCTTGTCAGCGCCGCCAGACTGCCCTGTCATGACCGCGTCAACAAGCCGGTCCAGTCTTCCGGCTATCATGCGGGGACGCGTCCCCGAAACGCAGCCGAGGGGAGCTTGCCATGCGCTTTTTTCTGATCGTGATCGCCTTGATCGCACTGGCCTGGACGGGCGCCGCGCTGTGGCCGGCCCCTGCGCCGGTGAGCCATGCCTGGCTGGAGGCGCGCGTGGAGACCCGCGCCGAGCGCGTCGCCCATGGCGCCGGGCTCGGGCGCGCGCCGGCCAACACCCTCGAAGCCCTGGCCCAGGCGGTCGCCGATGGCGCCGATGTGCTGGAGGTCGATGCCCAGATGACCGCTGACGGCGTGCTGGTGCTGATCCATGACGATACGGTGGACCGCACGACTAACGGCTCGGGCCGGGTGGATGGGATGACCCTCGAGGGTATTACGGGCCTCGACGCGGCCTTCGGCTATGACGGCGACGCGCCGGACCGGTTCGCGGGACAGGGCGTGCGCGTCCCCACCCTTGCCGAGGCGCTGGCCGCCCACCCGGACATGCGCTGGATCGTGGAGATCAAACCGGACACAGAGGCCGCCGCGCTGGCCATGTGCGAAACGATCCGCGACGCCGGCATGGGCGAGCGCGTCATGGTCGGCTCCTTCCATGACAGCGCCATGAGCCATTTTCGCGAAGCCTGCCCTGAGGTCGCCGCCGGCATGGCGTCGAACGAGGCGCTGAGCTTCTACATCGCCGCCCGGCTGGGGCTTGCCAAATTTCACCCGACCCGCGCCCACGCCATGCAGATTCCACCGCGCGCCTCGGGCCTGGATGTCGCCCATCCGCGCCTGATCGAGGCGGCCCATGCGCGCGGCCTGGCGGTGCAGGTGTGGACGATCAATGACCCCGATGACATGGCCGCGCTCATAGAGCTGGGCGTGGACGGAATCATCACCGACCGGATCGATGTGATGGCGGGGGTGCAGGGCGCGGACTGAGCTCGAAACTGGCCCAGAAGGCCCAATATATTGTACAGTATACAGCGGAATTACCGGATCTTGTAGCGTCGGTTCGGCGCCTGAGTTTTGCCTTGATTCGCCGCAATCAGCGCCCTGTGTACGAACATAAGATATTGAAAAATAAATTATTCGTGCAGTATATGCACCGCGTCATAACTCCGTATACTGCTAAAAAACTTGACAGCGGCGGGCTCAGGTGACACTTTGGTGACATCAAAAGCCAGCCCATGGAGGGTGATATGCCACGACTGACTGCAATCCTTCTGATCGGCGCCTGGCTCGCATTCGCGGCGCTCGCCACCCGCTTCCTGACCCCTGAGGTCACGGGCGTGCTGGCGCTGGCGGGCATGGCGGCCACGGTCG
The window above is part of the Hyphomonadaceae bacterium ML37 genome. Proteins encoded here:
- a CDS encoding ferritin-like domain-containing protein — protein: MTALRDLYPMPGIDAHWHVPNEFEAVFDWRFDEGRTTLMHLYQKGKDMQWDAVNRIDWTLELDPENPMQMPDEAVAIYGSDVWNRMTAKEKIELRRHTQSWNVSQFLQGEQAALLAAAKIVQAVPDLDAKFYAATQVMDEARHVEAYRKLVGKFGVAYPMTDPLMVLVNQALSDSRWDVTYLAMQVVIEGLALAAFGTIRDLAQNPLARMVNAYVMEDEARHVAFGRISLRDYYPQLTQAERDEREEFLVEACYLMRDRMTQSRELYAVLGLPEDECKAFVENSEIVKLYRTMLFQRIVPIVKDIGLWGPRIQKAYTDMGVMHYADLDPQALQDDDERVARELEESLDPGKARREYIEAVAAHGAAGHAE
- a CDS encoding sterol desaturase family protein, whose translation is MDAPELPDPILFAIPAFVALIVAEMIYARVTGRAKFEPRDSAASLVMGLGNTVSGIILGGVALTWFVFIEQYALFDIGWAWWAFAVCFVLDDFVYYWAHRFAHTVRWWWADHVVHHSSQHYNLTTALRQPWLSPLTLKFILFGSWLVLIGFPVAMVAFVGALNLVYQFWIHTETVRRLPAPIEAVFNTPSHHRVHHAINPRYLDRNFAGVFIIWDKMFGSFEPERDDEPCRYGIVRQLGTHNPLKICLHEWVGIVKDVRSARSIREVLGYWLGPPGWSPDGSRDCSKTLKKRWMEQRRAADEAQTGIEPPVQIRAAE
- a CDS encoding PIG-L family deacetylase, yielding MRARLLMLAGAALAVLVALAFGALMLGRTLFNEPGVARLGSVTDQFGEAGVLFVFAHPDDEITANALMARIVAEGAPVHLFTATRGEAGTQYPPVVDQAHLGVVREAEARKHGFALGVASHAVLDLGDGQLEYRPLVDLTALVTDTIARTRPSAVVSFHPDSGVSLHPDHMVIGAAAQAAVAAQGDDAPVLVQVLAPRPALRRFGGARGQHVAALQPEPDFAVPAPAGPKIRAWRTHHSQSRYLQAAYGLPPGVLHRLWTQEYYAIAPAPAGGQTGLAQHE
- a CDS encoding glycerophosphodiester phosphodiesterase, which gives rise to MRFFLIVIALIALAWTGAALWPAPAPVSHAWLEARVETRAERVAHGAGLGRAPANTLEALAQAVADGADVLEVDAQMTADGVLVLIHDDTVDRTTNGSGRVDGMTLEGITGLDAAFGYDGDAPDRFAGQGVRVPTLAEALAAHPDMRWIVEIKPDTEAAALAMCETIRDAGMGERVMVGSFHDSAMSHFREACPEVAAGMASNEALSFYIAARLGLAKFHPTRAHAMQIPPRASGLDVAHPRLIEAAHARGLAVQVWTINDPDDMAALIELGVDGIITDRIDVMAGVQGAD